The genomic region GAAATAAATTCGGAGGTGTGTTATGCCTAATCAAAAGTATTTTGAATATGTAAGAAAAGACAGACTACCAAATGTTTGGTGTCCAGGTTGTGGTAATGGTATTATAATGAAATCATTTATTGAAGCAGCATATAACCTTAAATTAGATAAAAATAAGGTTGCTGTAGTTTCTGGTATAGGATGTTCTTCCAGGGTTACAGGATATCTTGATTTTAACACATTGCATACTTTGCATGGAAGAGCAATTCCTTTTGCAACTGGTGTTAAGTTAGCAAGGCCGGATTTAGAAGTTGTTGTCATGGGTGGAGATGGCGATATGTTGGCCATAGGTGGTAATCACTTTATCCACGCATGTAGAAGAAATATGGATATGACAGTAATATTATTTAATAATACAATTTATGGTATGACTGGTGGGCAATACTCACCAACTACACCACATGAGGCTATTGCTTCAACAGCACCATATGGTAATTTAGAAAATAATTTTGATCCTGTGAAAATGGCAATATCTTCTGGAGCTACTTATGTTGCAAGAAGTACAGTGTATCATTATACACAAAGTGTAAAATATATAGAAAATGCTATTAAACACAAAGGAATGTCCGTTGTTGAAATATTGTCTAATTGTCATACATATTTCGGTAGATATAATGGTATGAGTAAACCTGCTCAATTTATGGAATATTTTAAGAAAAATGTAGTTACATTATCAAAAGCAAAAAATATGCCACACGAGGAATTAGAAGGCAAGATTGTAATAGGCGAATTCTATAATAATGAAAGCAAAAAGACATATCTTGAACTATATGAAGAATTATCCAGAGAATTAGGTGGTGTTGCAAAATGAATTTAAAGGAACCAAGAAGTATCAGAATTAGTGGTATGGGTGGTCAGGGAAACATACTTATGGGGCTTATTCTTGCAGAATCTCTTGTGAGCGAAGGTTATTGGGTTGTACAGTCACAGCATTATGGGGCTCAAGTTAGAGGTGGATTGTCTTTTTGTGATGTGTTATATTCAGACGAGGTTATTGATTATCCAAAAGCAGAAGCTTTTGATGTTTTATATATTATGAATGATATAGCATTTCCACATTTGTCAATGGTAAAAAACAATGGAATAGTTTTCTATGATAGCTCATATATAAAAGCATTGCCACAAACAGTTTCAAGAATTACAAAAAAGATAGTTGCAATACCAGCATCAAAATTAGCATATGAAGAACTAGGAAATACCAATGTAGCTAATATGATAGGACTTGGAGCTATTGCAAAAAATTGTGAAATAGTGAAATTGGATACATTGATTAAAGTAATGAAAAAACGGGTTAATCCAAGATTTTTTGAAATAGATGAAAAAGCTTTAAAAATAGGGTATAACTATACAAATAAGAAGTATGAAATAAAAACAAATGAAAAAAATGGAAGAGGATTGTGATGAAAAAATTTTCGAGAAGTTTTTCTTTTGCAATAAAAGGACTTTTTGAAGTTTTTAGGTCACAGAGAAATTTTAAGATTCAAACGGTATTTGCTTTAACAGCATTTATCCTGGCTTTTACATTAAACCTTGATGAAGGACAAATATTATGGATAACCCTTTCGGTTTCAATAGTGTTGATACTTGAAACGGTTAATACATTAATTGAAAAAATGATGGATTTGATACATCCTCATTATAATCCAGTTGTAGGTGTAATAAAAGATTTAGGAGCTGCTGCGGTTTTAATCGCAGCAACTTTTTCTATTGTGGTTGCAGTGGTGATATTTGGGGGTAAGGTTTTTAATTGGCCACCTAAGTATGGTATAATTATAGGTATAGCGTTTATTATTTTTATTATGATGGGAAGTCTCTTTAAAGGGAGGGAAAAAAATGGCCGATGATGTAATAAAAGTTTTGATAGTAGACGATTCAGGATTTATGAGGATGGTTTTAAAGGATATTATAGAAAAACAATCTGATATGAAGGTTATTGGAATTGCTAAAACAGGCCTTGAAGGTGTGGAAAAAGCCATAGAATTAAAACCAGATGTTATAACTATGGATGTTGAAATGCCGGAATTAAATGGTCTTGAAGCTGTAAAGCTTATAATGAAAAAGAATCCTACGCCTATTATTATGGTAAGTAGCTTAACATCAAAGGATTCTGAAATAACAATAGAAGCTCTTGAAAATGGTGCAGTTGACTTTATACAAAAACCAGCTGGTAGCGTGTCATGGACATTCAGGTCTGTAGCAGATGAATTATTAGAAAAGATAAGAAGCGCTTCTAAAGTTGACCCTACGAAATTAACTAGAAAAGTAACAATCAGACCCAAGAAACCAAGAATTACTTCCCTTTTAAGAGGAAAAAAGATAGTATTGATTGCTTCATCTACAGGTGGCCCAAGGTCATTAGATGCTATTATACCTAATTTACCTAAAGGTATTAATGTTCCAGTTGTTGTAGTTCAACATATGCCTCCGGGATTTACAAAATCACTTGCAGATAGATTAAATAGAATTTCTGAATTAACGGTAAAAGAGGCGGAGGATAATGAAGAACTTAAACCTGATACAGTATATATTGCACCGGGTAATTATCATTTAGGATTAAAGGCTAATGGTTCGAGGGTTTATACATATCTGGATAAGTCAGACAAGATAAATAATGTAAGACCCGCTGCTGATTTCACCTTTAATGATGCAGCAGAAATATATAAGGGAAATATAGTTGCTGCTGTTTTAACTGGTATGGGAAAAGATGGGGCAAAAGGAGCATTTAAAATAAAACATTATGGTGGGAAGATTATAGCAGAATCTCCAAAAACATGTGTTGTATATGGTATGCCCAAAGCAGTGGTTGAAGAAAACTATGCAGATTTTATCCTTCCAAACTATGATATAGCAGAAAAAATAGTTGAATTGTTAGGAGGAAAGTGATGAAAACACGGTTGATTTTATTATTTTTATTTTTTCCATTATTAATCTTTTCTATAAAAACATATACTTATACCATTCAAAGTGGTGACTCTTTGGAAAAGATTGCGTTCAAGCTCAATATACCATTATCTATTATTATTGATTATAATCCTGAATATGCATACAGAAAATATATATATGCTGGAGAAAAATTAATTATACCAGAAAAGCCAGTATATGTATATAGTGTTAAATCTGGAGATAGTTTGAGTTATATAGCTAAAACGTTTTTTTCAGATGCGAGTTTAATAGCGGAATATAATAATATACAAAATCCAAATTTGTTATATATAGGACAAAAATTGGAAATTCCATATGAATATATAGGATTGAGTTTTAATAGAAATGTTGCTGTTTCGTGGCCAGTATGGGGAGAATTAACTTCATTATATGGTTGGAGAATACATCCAATATATCATGACAGAAGGTTTCATTCTGGAATTGATATTGCTTTAAGTGAAGGATTACCAATTTTATCTGCTGTTACGGGGAAAGTTGTTGAAGTGAAAAAAGATAGAGGGTATGGTATATATGTAAAAATTAAAGCTGGCAGTCATTATTATATTTTTGCTCATATGTCAAAAGCATTGGCTGTTCCTGGAGAGATAGTAAAAAAGGGTGAATTAATTGGTAGAGTTGGTTCTACAGGTATATCCACAGGTCCCCATGTTCATTTTGAAGTGAGAACACTGGCTGATAAATCAGTAGACCCAATGGGATTATTACCTGGGTTTAAATATGCACATGTTCCAATAGAAAAACATTATATGGGTGGTAATTGAGAATGAAAAAGAAAATAACTTTAATGATTTTAGCATTATTAGTATCTTTTGTATTTTCTAAAGACCTTTTTCTTCAATGGAAAAAAGTTGATAAAAATAACTATATTGAGAAAAACAAAAAAGTTTTTCTCAATATTTCTTATTTGGAAAAGCTTGGCTATAATATTATGGGAACTTCAGAAAATCTGTTTATTATCAAATTTGATGATACATGGTCTGCTGTTGTTTTCCCAAAAGCTGGAATTGCCATTATTAATTCATCAGAAAGTGTAGCTTTGGATTTTGATGATTTTATTTTTCAAAATAAAACATATTTTGTAAAGGTGAGTGTTCTTGCAAAGTTGGCAAATCTTGAATACTTTGAAAATTCCAAAGGATATTATTTGAATTATAAACTTGCAAAATTAAAAAGTATAGACGGTTTTTTGGTAAATGATAAACTCAGAGTTATAATGGAATTTTCTTCGCAACCAGAAAAATATGAAGTTTATCCTTTAACTTCTGTTCCCGGGTATTTAATTAAGGTTCATGGAGTAGAAATACCTGAAGTTTCATTTTCTAAGGAATTCAATAATAAATTTTTGAGCCGAATTAAGGCTATGCAGCATTCACAAAAAGAAATATGGGTGACTATAATCCTTGGTGCTGAAGCAAAAAAATATACAAAAATAGAAGAAAATGGAAGAATTATTCTTGACATAGAAATGACTGAGGACTTTACCAAACCAGTAGTGGTTCTCGATCCTGGACATGGAGATTTTGATCCTGGAACAATGGGATATCTTGGGACAAAAGAAAAAGACATGGCATTGAAGGTTGCTTTAAAAACTAAAGAATTATTAAAGAAGAATAAAAATATAAGGGTATATTTGACAAGAGATACGGATAAATTTATTGAATTATATAATAGAGCAAAAATAGCAAATGATTTACATGCAGATTTGTTTGTTAGTATTCATTTGAATTCTTATCTTGAAAATAGAAGTATTAGAGGATCGGAAATATATTATTTTGCATTTTCTGATGACAAATATGCAAGGAAGATAGCCAGAAAAGAAAACTTAGATATGAATGATAATAAGGATATTATAGAATCAAGGGTTGTTGAAAAGAAGAATTCTATACCAGAAAGTAAAAAAATGGCTGAACTTTTAAAAAAACATGTAAAAGAAAATAAAATTCCTTTTAGGTCTATTAAAGCCGCAGAATTTGCAGTTTTAGCTTATACAAAATGTCCAGCTGTTCTTTTTGAACTTGAGTTTTTATCTAATCCTACAGTTGAGGTTAATTTTATGTCAGGGAAATATGTTGATCTTTTTGCAAAGATAATTGCAAATTCTATATTAGAGTATTTTAATATAAAATAAATTAGAATGAAGAAAATTATAAAATAATGCTCTTCACCAGGTGGAAATTCTAAATCCTCAAAGTTGGAATCAAAATAAAACTCAAACATATTTTTAATGCGCAGCATTAAAAATAGATAAAGGGTTACATATAAAAAAAATAAAATAAAAAATATAGGTTATAAATAAAGCAATTATTTTAGTTTATAATATTTAAAATTTCGCGAAGCGAAGCTTAGGCAATCATCGAGTTTTCATTCGTTTTATTTTTGAATTCCAATATATTCAACTCCATTCACATTTTTTTAGGCAATCTTCGAATCTTCACAACTTTTAAACTTTTTTGACAGTATAAAAGTAAGTTAAAATATTGATCAAAGAAATATCGGTATAGATAAAATTAACAATTTAGTAGCGAAAAATTTTCTTGATTTATAACATTTCTTATGTTATAATATACCTCGGAAGTTGTTCCGGCGTAGCTCAACGGTAGAGCGGGTGGCTGTTAACCACTAGGCTGGGGGTTCGAATCCCTCCGCCGGAGCCATAACCACAAGTCCAGCGAAAGCTGGACTTGTTTTTATTTAATAATGATTTCTACATTTTTCTTATCAAAAGCAATTGCAACTTTTATAATTTTTTCTATTCTGTATATTGGTAATCGTTTCAATTTTTTCATAGTTTCCACCTCCAAAACTATCAATACTAATCAAAACCGAACACGGATGTGAGTTTGAGCGACAGGCAAGAATGAGCATTTTTGAGGAATAAGAATTTTCACCGGATGAACGAATATTATTTTGAATATTTTATTTTGTACTTTGTCTACAAACTGAAGGCAGCAAAAGCTGCCTTTTAGGCTTTTGACAAAAATAACGGGGCATTAGCCCCGTTATTCATCTAATAATTTTTTAACTATTTGATTAGCTTTTTGCGGATTAGCTTTTCCTTTTGTTTCTTTCATAACCTGACCAACAAAGAAACCAAATAATTTTGTTTTACCATTTTTATATTGTTGATATTGTTTTTGATTGCTTTCAATAATTTTTCTTACAATTTCTTCTATTACAGAATCATCATCAATTTGTTCTAATCCCTTTTCTTTAACAATTTCTGATGGCATTTTTCCATTTTCAAACATTTCTACAAATACATCTTTTGCTATTTTTGTTGATATTTTTCCGGAATCTATTAATTCTTCTAATTCTTTATAATGTTCTGGTTTTATTTTTACATCTTTTAATTCTATATTATTTTTATTCATTTCTCTCATTAAATCGGTAATAATTAAATTACTTACAAATTGTGGGTTCTTAACCACTTTTGCAGCTTTTTCAAAATAATTAGCTAATTCTTTATCGCCTGCTAAAATTTCTGCATCATATGCTTTTATTTTGTATTGTTCAACAAATCTTTTAGCTTTTTCATCTATCATTTCTGGCATAGTTTTTCTAATTTCTTCAATTTTTTCTTGGGTAACAATAACTGGTGGTATGTCTGGTTCAGGGAAATATCTATAATCAGCTTCTTCTTCTTTTGATCTCATTGAGAATGTTGATCTTGTTGAGAAGTTCCAGCCTCTTGTTTCTTTTGGAATATTTTCCCCTTTTTCCATTGCTTCAATTATTCTATTTCTTTCGTATTCGAGAGCTTTTTCTACGAATTTAAATGAGTTTATATTTTTGATTTCCACTCTGTTGCTTTGTATATTTTTTTCTGTATCTGTTATAGAGATATTAGCATCACATCTTAAAGCGCCTTTTTCCATATCCCCCGATGATATACCGGCATATCTCAATATATTTCTTAATTTTTCCATGAAATTTCTTGCTTCTTCTGGTGATTCTATATCTGGTTCTGTAACTATTTCTATTAGAGGTATACCACTTCTGTTATAATCAACATAACTATATGAAGCATTTTCCAGGTCTTCCCCTTCGTGGAACATTTTTCCAGAGTCTTCTTCTAAATGCATTCTTTGTATTCTTATTTTTTTTCCATCTATTTCTATATATCCATTATTTGCCAAAGGATAAAAATATTGTGTAATTTGATAACCTTTAGGAAGGTCAGGATAGAAATAATTTTTTCTATCAAACCTTGAATATTCATTGATTTCTGCATTTAAAGCAATGGCTGCTTTTATTCCTAAATTTAATGCTTCTTCATTGAATACTGGCAATGCACCAGGTTGTCCTGTACATACAGGACAGATATTTGTGTTTGGTTCGCTTTCAAAAGCGTTTGCAGAACAGGAACAAAATGCTTTGGTTTTTGTTAGTAGTTGAGTGTGTATTTCAAGGCCAATTGTTGTTTTATATTTCATAATTCACCTCCGGTAGTTCTAAAGTTCCAAAAATATCTTCAAATTGTTTTGCTATTCTTAATAATTTAGCATCGTTTAAAGGTTTGGAAATTAAATGAATTCCAAATGGCAAGTCATTTATTTTTCCTGCTGGAATACTAATTGCAGGAGCTCCAATCATATTTGCTGGTATTGTAAATAAATCCATTAAGTAGTATTGTAAAGGTGATTTTAATTCACCAATTTTTGGTGGTAATGTTGGTGATGTTGGAGTTAAAATTGCATCATATTTTTCAAAGGCTTTTTCAAAATCCTGATTTAATAAATTTCTAATTTTTGCTGCTTTTGCAAAATATGCATCATAATATGCAGAACTCAATGTAAATGCTCCCATGAATATTCTTCTTTTAACCTCTATTCCAAAACCTGAGTCTCTTGTTTGCATATAAGTTTCTTTTAATGATTCTTTTTCATCTCTTAAGCCATATCTCATACCATCATATCTTGAAAGATTAGAACTTGCTTCAGATGGGGCTATAATATAGTAAATTGATACAGTATATTTTAAATGAGGAATATTTATTTCTTCAATTTCCACACCGTTTTTCTTTAATGTTTCAATATTTTCTTTGAATTTGTTTAGAACATCTTCATCTATTCCATCTAATTCAAATACTTCTTTTGGAACAGCGACTTTTAGTTTTTCTAATTTATTATTTAATTGTGAGGTTAAATCCCATTTTATATCCAAAGATGTTGAATCTTTTTCATCTTTACCACTCATTGTTTCTACCACAATCGCAGCATTTTCAACATTATTTGCTAAAACTCCTATTTGATCTAATGATGATGCAAATGCTGATAATCCATATCTTGAAATAGCTCCATATGTGGGTTTATAGCCAACAATTCCACAAAAGGAAGCTGGTTGTCTTACTGATCCGCCTGTATCTGATCCTAATGCAAATGGAACCATTTTTGCTGCAACTGCTGCTGCAGATCCACCACTTGAACCACCAGGGATTCTTTCCAGGTCCCATGGATTTT from Marinitoga aeolica harbors:
- a CDS encoding 2-oxoacid:ferredoxin oxidoreductase subunit beta gives rise to the protein MPNQKYFEYVRKDRLPNVWCPGCGNGIIMKSFIEAAYNLKLDKNKVAVVSGIGCSSRVTGYLDFNTLHTLHGRAIPFATGVKLARPDLEVVVMGGDGDMLAIGGNHFIHACRRNMDMTVILFNNTIYGMTGGQYSPTTPHEAIASTAPYGNLENNFDPVKMAISSGATYVARSTVYHYTQSVKYIENAIKHKGMSVVEILSNCHTYFGRYNGMSKPAQFMEYFKKNVVTLSKAKNMPHEELEGKIVIGEFYNNESKKTYLELYEELSRELGGVAK
- a CDS encoding 2-oxoacid:acceptor oxidoreductase family protein yields the protein MNLKEPRSIRISGMGGQGNILMGLILAESLVSEGYWVVQSQHYGAQVRGGLSFCDVLYSDEVIDYPKAEAFDVLYIMNDIAFPHLSMVKNNGIVFYDSSYIKALPQTVSRITKKIVAIPASKLAYEELGNTNVANMIGLGAIAKNCEIVKLDTLIKVMKKRVNPRFFEIDEKALKIGYNYTNKKYEIKTNEKNGRGL
- a CDS encoding diacylglycerol kinase family protein, whose amino-acid sequence is MKKFSRSFSFAIKGLFEVFRSQRNFKIQTVFALTAFILAFTLNLDEGQILWITLSVSIVLILETVNTLIEKMMDLIHPHYNPVVGVIKDLGAAAVLIAATFSIVVAVVIFGGKVFNWPPKYGIIIGIAFIIFIMMGSLFKGREKNGR
- a CDS encoding protein-glutamate methylesterase/protein-glutamine glutaminase, whose protein sequence is MADDVIKVLIVDDSGFMRMVLKDIIEKQSDMKVIGIAKTGLEGVEKAIELKPDVITMDVEMPELNGLEAVKLIMKKNPTPIIMVSSLTSKDSEITIEALENGAVDFIQKPAGSVSWTFRSVADELLEKIRSASKVDPTKLTRKVTIRPKKPRITSLLRGKKIVLIASSTGGPRSLDAIIPNLPKGINVPVVVVQHMPPGFTKSLADRLNRISELTVKEAEDNEELKPDTVYIAPGNYHLGLKANGSRVYTYLDKSDKINNVRPAADFTFNDAAEIYKGNIVAAVLTGMGKDGAKGAFKIKHYGGKIIAESPKTCVVYGMPKAVVEENYADFILPNYDIAEKIVELLGGK
- a CDS encoding M23 family metallopeptidase, producing MKTRLILLFLFFPLLIFSIKTYTYTIQSGDSLEKIAFKLNIPLSIIIDYNPEYAYRKYIYAGEKLIIPEKPVYVYSVKSGDSLSYIAKTFFSDASLIAEYNNIQNPNLLYIGQKLEIPYEYIGLSFNRNVAVSWPVWGELTSLYGWRIHPIYHDRRFHSGIDIALSEGLPILSAVTGKVVEVKKDRGYGIYVKIKAGSHYYIFAHMSKALAVPGEIVKKGELIGRVGSTGISTGPHVHFEVRTLADKSVDPMGLLPGFKYAHVPIEKHYMGGN
- a CDS encoding N-acetylmuramoyl-L-alanine amidase family protein produces the protein MKKKITLMILALLVSFVFSKDLFLQWKKVDKNNYIEKNKKVFLNISYLEKLGYNIMGTSENLFIIKFDDTWSAVVFPKAGIAIINSSESVALDFDDFIFQNKTYFVKVSVLAKLANLEYFENSKGYYLNYKLAKLKSIDGFLVNDKLRVIMEFSSQPEKYEVYPLTSVPGYLIKVHGVEIPEVSFSKEFNNKFLSRIKAMQHSQKEIWVTIILGAEAKKYTKIEENGRIILDIEMTEDFTKPVVVLDPGHGDFDPGTMGYLGTKEKDMALKVALKTKELLKKNKNIRVYLTRDTDKFIELYNRAKIANDLHADLFVSIHLNSYLENRSIRGSEIYYFAFSDDKYARKIARKENLDMNDNKDIIESRVVEKKNSIPESKKMAELLKKHVKENKIPFRSIKAAEFAVLAYTKCPAVLFELEFLSNPTVEVNFMSGKYVDLFAKIIANSILEYFNIK
- the gatB gene encoding Asp-tRNA(Asn)/Glu-tRNA(Gln) amidotransferase subunit GatB, encoding MKYKTTIGLEIHTQLLTKTKAFCSCSANAFESEPNTNICPVCTGQPGALPVFNEEALNLGIKAAIALNAEINEYSRFDRKNYFYPDLPKGYQITQYFYPLANNGYIEIDGKKIRIQRMHLEEDSGKMFHEGEDLENASYSYVDYNRSGIPLIEIVTEPDIESPEEARNFMEKLRNILRYAGISSGDMEKGALRCDANISITDTEKNIQSNRVEIKNINSFKFVEKALEYERNRIIEAMEKGENIPKETRGWNFSTRSTFSMRSKEEEADYRYFPEPDIPPVIVTQEKIEEIRKTMPEMIDEKAKRFVEQYKIKAYDAEILAGDKELANYFEKAAKVVKNPQFVSNLIITDLMREMNKNNIELKDVKIKPEHYKELEELIDSGKISTKIAKDVFVEMFENGKMPSEIVKEKGLEQIDDDSVIEEIVRKIIESNQKQYQQYKNGKTKLFGFFVGQVMKETKGKANPQKANQIVKKLLDE
- the gatA gene encoding Asp-tRNA(Asn)/Glu-tRNA(Gln) amidotransferase subunit GatA, translating into MVRRNQMKNFKFDIEKAKKINEKINAVLEFTTVEGNKEGEYYSTPFLVKDNIQVLGTKNTCGSKILENYNSTYTATAVRKLLNAGFTVVGKTNLDEFAMGGSNENSAFGPVKNPWDLERIPGGSSGGSAAAVAAKMVPFALGSDTGGSVRQPASFCGIVGYKPTYGAISRYGLSAFASSLDQIGVLANNVENAAIVVETMSGKDEKDSTSLDIKWDLTSQLNNKLEKLKVAVPKEVFELDGIDEDVLNKFKENIETLKKNGVEIEEINIPHLKYTVSIYYIIAPSEASSNLSRYDGMRYGLRDEKESLKETYMQTRDSGFGIEVKRRIFMGAFTLSSAYYDAYFAKAAKIRNLLNQDFEKAFEKYDAILTPTSPTLPPKIGELKSPLQYYLMDLFTIPANMIGAPAISIPAGKINDLPFGIHLISKPLNDAKLLRIAKQFEDIFGTLELPEVNYEI